A region from the Lolium perenne isolate Kyuss_39 chromosome 4, Kyuss_2.0, whole genome shotgun sequence genome encodes:
- the LOC139838879 gene encoding uncharacterized protein, with the protein MAGFSSSGSDPFNSSRSGSINPFVGPSVAVICDIPITERVPVKLSTTAANFFPWKTYFGLLFREYDLLDHVDDTIDLLAMPHDPEWLAIDATIIRWFYPTVSNDIFHTIVRDGDSAHTRVTFLQQEFFGTHQNDQSLDEYALKLKSLSDELRDLDFPIDDKIMLSTLSAGLGEDLSNAASNLTLLTTPTFEQAVAYLRLEERRLKHLQSFCRDNPVTVEFDAFGFPVKDGRTRMLLHRCDSPDDLYHVGSASTTASSPLALSAGVDL; encoded by the exons ATGGCCGGTTTCTCCTCCTCCGGCTCCGACCCCTTCAACTCCTCCCGCTCCGGTAGCATCAACCCCTTCGTCGGCCCCTCCGTCGCAGTCATCTGTGACATCCCCATCACCGAGCGCGTGCCGGTGAAGCTCTCCACCACCGCTGCCAACTTCTTCCCGTGGAAGACGTACTTCGGGCTGCTCTTCCGCGAGTATGATCTCCTCGATCACGTCGACGACACCATCGACCTCCTCGCCATGCCGCACGACCCCGAGTGGCTCGCGatcgacgccaccatcatccgctggTTCTACCCGACCGTCTCCAATGACATCTTCCACACCATCGTCCGCGACGGCGACTCCGCACACACG CGGGTCACCTTCCTCCAGCAGGAGTTCTTCGGCACCCACCAGAATGACCAGTCTCTCGACGAGTATGCCCTCAAGCTGAAGAGCCTCTCCGACGAGCTCCGAGACTTGGATTTTCCGATCGATGATAAGATCATGCTCTCCACCCTGTCGGCGGGTCTCGGCGAGGATCTCAGCAacgccgcctccaacctcacGCTCCTCACCACGCCCACCTTCGAGCAGGCCGTGGCCTACCTGCGCCTCGAGGAGCGCCGCCTCAAGCATCTCCAG TCTTTCTGTCGTGATAATCCTGTGACTGTGGAATTTGACGCCTTTGGTTTTCCTGTCAAGGATGGTCGTACTCGGATGCTCCTCCACCGATGTGACAGCCCCGACGATCTGTACCATGTTGGTTCGGCCTCCACCACCGCCAGCAGCCCACTCGCCCTCTCCGCCGGTGTCGACCTCTAG